In Humulus lupulus chromosome 6, drHumLupu1.1, whole genome shotgun sequence, a single genomic region encodes these proteins:
- the LOC133785892 gene encoding probable disease resistance protein At4g27220, whose product MDFAISIATSIVAKIAEYTVAPVGRQLGYLFCYAGNVDYLKTRMQELKNARDRLQHRVEEAKNNCQEIEADVQSWLSSVDRIFEEAETFLNHEGHAKAVCSCGSLPHLLTQHQLSRKAKKMSFDVCAIFKNSSFDTISYHPLMESSFAITKGYETFDSRREILEGIMAAVRDANRSRIGLYGMGGIGKTMLAKEIAKQAEKVELFSKVVMTTISQTPNMKEIQQDIAEKLQLSFGQTQSMDVRADLLRTRLKQENKILLILDDIWKELDLEAIGIHDECKMLLTFRYRDVLHNFMGIAESNIFFINVINSREAISLFKKIIGDIVETPDFNSLAYLIVGECAGLPIAIAAVAHALKGKVLSTWEDALEHLRSSNFRDIDGVDMKVYSCIRMSYDFLGSHEEVKSLLLLCALHKEDQEIGVEDLVRYSVGWRLLQGINTIKKARNRVNSLVDKLKSHCLLLDGENENYVKMHDVIRDVCIVIASEDKHRMSNIKSVDDFASHEGYKAAKAISLLEYDDFGKLPENWNVQGQKNFFEQTRELEALGMEGACIKSLPTSFHSLQNLQTLCLSYTNLQDVSIIGDLKNLKVLDLSYSSIKRLPKEIGELCHLQLLDLQNCRHLKVIEPNVISNLRRLEELYIPQTFQGWETEEGGMKERRNASLIEIKNLQRLIVLYLSVESEKVLPEGLFSEKLERYQISIGGIHDFDYYACGSSRCLHLNLCQMKELNALGLVWLKKMSEYLSLERLMDVNNFVRDLDRENFPRLKHLMFRNNNGVQYVIDSTYLIHSHHAFPCLESLDLGNLTSLEMICHGKLPVGSFKELREVEVSNCDRLKNLFPLSIVKLLHHVTVSECEMMEEIVTSGREDDEATDKIESLQLRFLSLKSLPNFVHFYCSQLKETCASSLIDSSKPLFSGTVSLPDLKELEILKMNVVTLWPDQLPSNFDLQNLTSLIVESYNKIKYLFCFPMVERLVNLKILDVDDCLVVEEILISRKPGEKRMLQENILLSKLETLWLSKLPVFKTFCSEDSCIKEMSVDDDEVKVIAKHLFNGNVSHLDFIAFPNVTSYIHNLKELQVTTCNNLKYLLSSAMTRCLVQLKDLTISGCKMIEVVIVPEESVGSKGIILENLLLPKLKFLELLHLPNVIQFCEGDCIECPSLSHLIIKECPKLKVFISNSMTTRTCTINDKKHEEIELVVARQSLFKDNKVIFPNLKDLTTDWSEAIEEIFDMSQSSMMSIFGNLSELDLTYSSPEKPIALSNFNFLQNYHNIDTLVLRDFCVDGHQHHQQQQPGDGETYELVNTSLKTLGIYNARMMNHLFGDPEYAQPTNSFVFQNLESLYVRECGRLQSFAPSFMSFHKLKTLRVSECHGLTYLFASSTATSLVHLKRMSITNCKRMREIINRDYYKEGQIVESEHHEFVFQKLEKLKLRDLPCLESFYSE is encoded by the exons ATGGATTTTGCTATTTCAATTGCAACTTCAATTGTCGCAAAGATTGCCGAGTATACAGTGGCACCAGTCGGTCGACAATTGGGTTATCTATTTTGCTACGCAGGGAATGTAGATTACCTCAAAACTCGAATGCAAGAGCTGAAGAATGCCAGAGATAGATTACAACATCGTGTTGAGGAAGCCAAAAATAATTGTCAAGAAATTGAAGCTGATGTTCAAAGCTGGTTGAGCAGTGTTGATCGGATCTTTGAAGAGGCTGAGACATTTCTTAACCATGAAGGCCATGCAAAGGCTGTGTGCTCTTGTGGATCCCTCCCGCATTTGCTGACGCAGCACCAACTGAGTAGGAAAGCAAAGAAGATGTCTTTCGATGTATGCGCAATCTTCAAAAACAGCAGTTTTGATACGATTTCTTATCATCCTCTGATGGAAAGCTCCTTTGCAATAACCAAAGGCTACGAGACTTTTGATTCAAGGAGGGAAattctggagggcataatggcaGCTGTGAGAGATGCTAATAGGAGCAGGATAGGCTTGTATGGCATGGGTGGAATTGGCAAAACTATGCTTGCCAAAGAAATTGCTAAACAAGCTGAGAAAGTGGAGTTATTTAGCAAGGTGGTTATGACAACTATTTCACAAACACCTAATATGAAAGAAATTCAACAAGATATTGCTGAAAAGCTCCAGCTAAGTTTTGGGCAAACACAAAGTATGGACGTACGAGCTGATCTACTTCGAACGAGATTGAAGCAGGAAAATAAGATTCTATTAATTCTCGACGACATTTGGAAGGAACTCGATCTAGAAGCTATCGGAATCCATGATGAGTGCAAGATGCTACTAACCTTTAGATATCGAGATGTTTTACACAACTTCATGGGTATTGCTGAGAgtaatattttctttattaacGTTATAAACTCAAGGGAGGCTATAAGTTTGTTTAAGAAAATTATTGGAGATATAGTTGAAACTCCAGATTTCAATTCTTTGGCCTATTTGATCGTCGGCGAATGTGCAGGCTTACCAATTGCCATTGCAGCAGTGGCACATGCTTTAAAAGGAAAAGTATTGTCCACATGGGAGGATGCATTGGAACACCTACGAAGCTCAAACTTTAGAGACATAGATGGAGTGGATATGAAGGTGTACTCATGTATAAGGATGAGTTATGATTTTCTCGGAAGTCACGAGGAGGTGAAATCATTGTTATTGCTTTGTGCTTTACATAAAGAAGATCAAGAAATAGGAGTCGAGGACTTGGTGAGATATAGTGTGGGTTGGCGCTTGCTTCAAGGCATCAACACGATAAAAAAAGCAAGAAACAGGGTGAATTCATTGGTTGATAAATTGAAATCTCACTGTCTCTTGTTGGATGGTGAAAATGAAAATTATGTGAAGATGCATGATGTTATTCGTGATGTTTGCATAGTTATAGCATCAGAAGATAAGCATAGGATGAGTAACATAAAAAGTGTTGATGATTTTGCTAGTCATGAAGGATATAAAGCGGCTAAAGCAATTTCCTTACTTGAATATGATGATTTTGGTAAGCTTCCTGAAAATTGGAATGTCCAAGGGCAAA AGAACTTTTTTGAACAAACAAgggagcttgaagctttgggTATGGAAGGTGCATGTATAAAATCATTACCGACATCCTTTCATTCCCTTCAAAATCTCCAAACATTATGTCTAAGTTATACCAATCTACAAGACGTTTCCATCATTGGGGACTTGAAGAATTTAAAAGTTCTTGATCTATCATACTCTTCCATAAAGCGGTTGCCAAAAGAAATAGGAGAATTATGCCATTTGCAATTGTTGGATTTACAAAATTGTAGACATTTAAAAGTCATTGAGCCGAATGTCATTTCAAATTTGAGACGATTGGAGGAGCTCTATATCCCACAAACATTCCAGGGATGGGAGACTGAAGAAGGTGGtatgaaagaaagaagaaatgcaAGTCTTATTGAGATAAAGAATTTGCAACGGCTAATAGTTTTATATTTAAGCGTAGAAAGTGAAAAAGTTTTACCAGAGGGGTTGTTTAGTGAAAAATTGGAGAGATACCAAATATCTATTGGAGGAATCCATGACTttgattattatgcatgtggatctTCAAGGTGTTTGCACTTAAATCTCTGTCAAATGAAAGAATTAAATGCCCTTGGGCTTGTATGGTTGAAGAAAATGTCTGAATATTTATCGTTAGAGAGATTAATGGATGTCAACAATTTTGTTCGTGATCTCGATAGAGAGAATTTTCCTCGATTGAAGCATCTTATGTTTCGTAATAATAATGGAGTTCAGTACGTCATTGATTCTACATACCTGATTCACTCTCATCACGCCTTTCCATGTTTGGAGTCACTAGATCTTGGAAATTTAACAAGCTTGGAAATGATATGCCATGGTAAACTCCCAGTAGGCTCATTCAAGGAATTGAGAGAAGTGGAAGTGAGCAATTGTGATAGATTGAAGAACCTGTTCCCTCTTTCTATTGTCAAACTACTTCATCATGTTACCGTTAGTGAGTGTGAGATGATGGAAGAGATAGTGACTAGTGGGAGAGAAGATGATGAAGCTACCGATAAGATCGAGTCTTTGCAATTGCGCTTTTTGAGCCTAAAATCTTTACCAAACTTTGTCCACTTCTATTGCTCCCAACTAAAGGAAACTTGTGCGTCTTCATTGATAGATTCTTCCAAGCCTTTATTCAGTGGAACG GTTTCGCTTCCTGACTTGAAGGAACTGGAGATTTTAAAAATGAATGTAGTAACATTATGGCCAGACCAacttccatcaaattttgacCTACAAAACTTAACAAGCTTAATAGTAGAAAGctacaacaaaataaaatatttgttttgtTTCCCTATGGTTGAAAGGCTTGTAAACCTGAAGATACTTGATGTAGATGATTGTTTGGTTGTGGAAGAAATTCTAATAAGTAGGAAACCAGGAGAAAAAAGAATGTTGCAAGAGAATATTTTGTTATCCAAACTAGAAACTCTTTGGCTCTCCAAACTTCCAGTTTTCAAAACATTTTGTTCAGAAGATTCTTGCATCAAAGAAATGTCAGTTGACGACGATGAAGTGAAGGTCATAGCAAAACATCTCTTCAATGGAAATGTAAGtcatttagatttt ATTGCATTCCCCAATGTAACTTCTTACATCCACAACTTAAAAGAGTTACAGGTTACAACATGTAACAATTTAAAGTATCTCTTATCATCTGCCATGACACGATGTCTTGTACAACTTAAGGACTTAACAATATCtggatgtaagatgatagaagtGGTAATAGTTCCTGAGGAATCAGTTGGAAGCAAAGGCATAATATTAGAAAATCTCTTACTCCCCAAATTAAAATTTCTTGAGCTTTTGCATCTGCCAAATGTTATACAATTTTGCGAAGGAGATTGCATTGAATGTCCATCGTTGTCTCATCTAATCATAAAGGAGTGTCCTAAATTGAAGGTATTTATCAGCAACTCCATGACTACAAGGACATGTACTATTAATGACAAAAAGCATGAAGAAATAGAGCTGGTGGTGGCTAGACAAAGTCTGTTCAAAGATAATAAG GTCATTTTTCCTAACCTAAAAGATTTGACTACTGATTGGAGTGAAGCAATAGAGGAGATATTTGACATGAGTCAATCTTCAATGATGTCCATCTTTGGCAACCTTTCCGAACTAGACTTGACCTACTCATCCCCTGAGAAACCAATTGCTCTATCAAATTTCAACTTCCTTCAGAATTATCATAATATTGATACACTTGTGTTGAGAGATTTTTGTGTGGATGGGCATCAACATCACCAACAACAACAACCTGGAGATGGTGAGACTTATGAACTGGTCAACACAAGTTTAAAGACACTGGGTATTTACAATGCTCGTATGATGAATCATCTGTTTGGAGACCCAGAATATGCTCAACCAACAAATTCTTTTGTCTTTCAAAACTTGGAATCTCTATATGTTCGGGAATGTGGCAGATTACAGAGCTTTGCACCATCGTTTATGTCTTTCCACAAATTGAAAACTCTTAGAGTATCAGAATGCCATGGGCTGACGTATCTGTTCGCCTCCTCAACCGCAACGAGTCTAGTACATCTCAAAAGAATGAGCATAACTAATTGCAAACGAATGAGGGAGATTATTAATAGAGATTATTATAAGGAAGGTCAAATAGTAGAAAGTGAACACCATGAGTTTGTTTTCCAGAAATTGGAGAAATTAAAGCTTCGTGATTTACCCTGTCTTGAAAGCTTCTACTCTGAATAA